Proteins found in one Methanospirillum hungatei JF-1 genomic segment:
- a CDS encoding methyl-accepting chemotaxis protein, with protein MTDQLRDILIHILSDDPSPDIPGTDILPGEGDRELLTSFVQKRAVLQKKKNRMDAIFAHSPQPILILNPEARITEVNPSFLQISGFSPEACIGKPIQTIVPGFVLPGHGYNESRRDSEIFTLDFPHGRRILEQYPIPVRDESGTLTEIILVFKDITIRVQAEQKAEEIREKLAHDYGERVKEQKVFYSVASLIQEDTLSVPDVLSKVAFLIPPGWQYPEETVARILYGNEVYTTPDFIETPWIQRALFQTRRGTEGIIEVAYLSEKAPEYEGPFLLEERNLINSLAEMLKTYIDRKEGEQELEKKMHDLGERVKEQQLFYKTSSLIQDDSKKITEVLQDVVLLLPPGWQYPEITGGRIQYGDTALATPNFRESPWIQTSSFITRAGMTGKIDVVYLEEKPPEYEGPFLKEERNLINSLADMLKTYIDRKEGEQELERRMMEIEELEHLNNTIVQQIPMPVLLIDENQQILVTNDAYIRLTGYTREELLHMTPRDITVLEYSGEGLKELLSTMKPTFGELTCKFPLGIRILEQYGIPIFSRSGLLENYLIVYNDITERKRQEEEVQKLLTDSRTMSETLSKSAEDLETGMARMAEGDLRYRAPVMEQDPLSKIKNDYNTALAAISLLIEELEGSISLLTGTSEKTLSQTDNIKKAIRDIADDVQNSTAGAREQMEETRRISDDIRLLSERISQIVDITTRLMELAAQTASQGVEAGQIGGVASEKMESVGKISADNMKQITGLNEQMAEIDKIVRLISDISSQTNLLALNAAIEAARAGEHGRGFAVVAQEVKNLAGQSKLATTQIEELIRTIQSKSADTVTSIEAAYKEIHEGIASVNKTIDVLSSITSHVTEISDGISQVMVATKDEEVLMNRVQEGIGVMNSESEKNLARMEEISHRMDESRHATDDIASSSLEIARLSGNLKKQADRFFL; from the coding sequence ATGACAGATCAACTTCGTGATATTCTTATACACATCCTCTCTGACGATCCAAGTCCCGATATTCCGGGTACTGACATACTTCCAGGAGAGGGTGACCGCGAGCTGTTAACATCGTTCGTACAAAAAAGGGCCGTTCTCCAGAAGAAAAAGAACAGGATGGATGCTATTTTTGCTCATAGTCCCCAGCCGATACTCATCCTGAACCCAGAGGCACGGATAACCGAAGTAAACCCATCATTTCTCCAAATCAGCGGATTTTCTCCAGAAGCATGTATCGGAAAACCGATCCAGACCATAGTGCCTGGATTTGTCCTTCCTGGTCATGGATATAATGAGAGTAGGAGAGATTCAGAAATTTTCACTCTGGATTTCCCCCATGGAAGGCGAATACTTGAGCAGTATCCTATCCCGGTTCGAGATGAGTCTGGCACTCTTACTGAGATAATCCTTGTCTTTAAAGATATCACTATCCGGGTTCAGGCAGAACAGAAGGCAGAGGAGATACGGGAAAAACTGGCACATGATTATGGTGAACGTGTCAAGGAACAGAAGGTTTTTTACTCGGTTGCATCACTTATCCAGGAAGATACTCTGTCTGTACCGGATGTGCTCAGCAAAGTGGCATTTTTAATTCCTCCTGGCTGGCAGTACCCGGAAGAGACCGTTGCACGCATCCTGTATGGTAATGAGGTATATACAACTCCTGATTTTATCGAAACCCCCTGGATTCAGCGGGCCCTCTTTCAGACCCGGCGGGGGACAGAGGGCATCATCGAGGTAGCCTACCTGTCAGAAAAGGCTCCAGAATATGAAGGCCCGTTCCTACTTGAGGAGAGAAATCTCATTAATTCACTTGCCGAGATGCTCAAGACCTATATTGACCGAAAGGAAGGTGAGCAGGAACTTGAGAAAAAGATGCATGATCTTGGCGAGCGTGTGAAAGAACAGCAGCTTTTCTACAAAACCTCATCGCTTATACAGGACGATTCAAAGAAGATAACCGAAGTTTTGCAGGATGTTGTTCTCCTCCTTCCTCCCGGCTGGCAGTATCCTGAGATCACCGGCGGCCGGATTCAGTACGGCGATACTGCACTGGCAACCCCTAATTTCCGGGAAAGTCCATGGATTCAGACATCGTCATTTATTACCCGTGCCGGGATGACCGGAAAGATAGATGTTGTCTACCTTGAAGAAAAACCTCCGGAATATGAGGGGCCATTCCTCAAAGAGGAGCGCAATCTGATAAATTCTCTTGCAGATATGCTAAAGACCTATATTGATCGCAAGGAGGGAGAACAGGAACTGGAACGTAGGATGATGGAGATTGAGGAGCTGGAACACCTGAATAATACGATAGTCCAGCAGATCCCAATGCCTGTGCTGCTTATTGATGAGAACCAGCAGATTCTGGTGACGAATGATGCATATATCCGATTAACGGGATATACCAGGGAAGAACTCCTCCATATGACCCCCCGTGATATTACCGTCCTTGAATATTCAGGAGAAGGTTTAAAGGAGTTATTATCCACAATGAAGCCCACTTTTGGTGAGCTTACATGCAAATTTCCTCTTGGGATCAGGATTCTTGAACAGTATGGTATCCCGATATTCTCCAGGTCAGGATTGCTTGAAAATTACCTGATCGTATATAATGATATCACCGAGCGAAAACGGCAGGAAGAAGAGGTTCAGAAATTACTGACCGATTCCAGAACCATGTCTGAAACACTCTCAAAAAGTGCTGAGGATCTTGAAACCGGTATGGCACGGATGGCAGAAGGAGATCTCAGATATCGTGCACCGGTCATGGAGCAGGATCCCCTCTCAAAGATAAAAAATGATTATAATACCGCTCTTGCTGCCATCTCGCTTCTGATAGAAGAACTTGAAGGTTCAATATCTCTCCTGACCGGAACATCAGAGAAAACACTTTCGCAGACTGATAATATCAAGAAGGCAATACGTGATATTGCAGATGACGTCCAGAATTCAACTGCCGGAGCACGTGAGCAGATGGAGGAGACAAGGCGGATATCTGATGACATCCGACTCCTTTCTGAACGTATTAGTCAGATTGTTGATATCACCACACGGCTCATGGAACTTGCGGCACAAACAGCCAGCCAGGGAGTAGAGGCCGGACAAATAGGGGGTGTTGCCAGTGAGAAGATGGAGTCGGTCGGGAAGATAAGTGCAGATAATATGAAGCAGATTACCGGACTGAATGAACAGATGGCAGAGATTGATAAGATAGTCAGGCTCATTTCAGATATCTCCAGTCAGACAAACCTTCTTGCACTCAATGCGGCAATAGAGGCCGCACGGGCCGGTGAACATGGCAGGGGGTTTGCCGTGGTTGCCCAGGAAGTAAAAAACCTGGCTGGTCAGTCAAAATTAGCAACCACCCAGATTGAAGAACTTATCCGGACTATCCAGTCAAAATCGGCCGATACGGTTACCTCAATTGAAGCAGCTTATAAGGAGATCCATGAGGGCATTGCAAGTGTGAATAAGACGATTGATGTTCTTTCCTCAATAACATCTCATGTGACCGAGATATCTGATGGTATCAGCCAGGTTATGGTTGCGACGAAGGATGAAGAGGTACTGATGAATCGTGTCCAGGAAGGTATCGGGGTAATGAACTCAGAGAGTGAGAAGAATCTGGCACGTATGGAAGAGATATCACACCGAATGGATGAGAGCAGGCATGCCACGGATGATATTGCATCCTCCTCACTGGAGATAGCCCGTCTCTCTGGAAATCTAAAAAAGCAGGCTGACAGGTTTTTCCTTTAA
- a CDS encoding helix-turn-helix domain-containing protein, which yields MFSRSVFRQDFKSALEEALDRRQMSLKELAELAGIPPATLYKITSGERDPRLSTVRAIVQALEPYEQDMIAIIAAKFLLDEIGAGTIEMNGRKIRIKGYTANTMEDCIVAAVRAEKEGAGGIICAPILATLIERIVDIPVVIVRPDSRTFQEAIEVLCKRIE from the coding sequence ATGTTCTCCCGCTCCGTCTTCAGACAAGATTTTAAATCTGCCCTTGAAGAGGCACTTGACCGCCGTCAGATGAGCCTGAAGGAACTTGCAGAACTTGCGGGGATTCCACCAGCGACCCTGTATAAGATAACCTCAGGAGAACGCGATCCCCGGTTATCAACGGTCCGGGCCATTGTGCAGGCACTGGAACCCTATGAACAGGACATGATCGCCATAATCGCTGCAAAATTTCTCCTTGATGAAATTGGGGCCGGGACCATCGAAATGAACGGGAGAAAGATCAGAATCAAAGGATATACTGCCAATACCATGGAAGACTGCATCGTTGCAGCGGTCCGGGCAGAAAAAGAAGGAGCAGGTGGAATCATCTGTGCTCCCATTCTTGCAACCCTGATAGAGCGGATCGTTGACATCCCGGTCGTAATCGTGCGACCTGACAGCAGGACATTTCAGGAAGCAATCGAAGTCTTATGTAAAAGAATAGAATGA
- the hypD gene encoding hydrogenase formation protein HypD gives MPGKNPIAEKIHELTDRDLTFMHVCGTHEAAIARHGIRSLLPKNLKIVMGPGCPVCITPQGEIDAALEFAEKGCIIATYGDLLRVPGSNVSLESSGADVRIVQGVHKAVEIAKNTDKEVVFISVGFETTAPTVAAMLLTNPPKNFSILSCHRLVPPAMEWLLSQGEAALHGFLLPGHVLTVTGLEGYRRFPVPQVVAGFEPDDILLGLLMLVQQIREGVARVDNAYPRAVSDEGNPKAMAVMNMVFEPCDVEWRGFPVIPQSGLRLREEFSAWDAQKKFDVTIKPTKKQAGCICDKILRGIATPVDCKLFDKTCTPRTPVGPCMVSHEGACKIWHHYHIRKV, from the coding sequence ATGCCCGGGAAGAATCCGATAGCAGAGAAAATTCATGAGCTGACTGACCGCGATCTTACGTTTATGCATGTATGCGGAACGCATGAGGCCGCTATTGCACGTCATGGAATCCGAAGCCTTCTTCCAAAGAATCTGAAGATTGTGATGGGACCCGGATGTCCGGTCTGTATCACTCCACAGGGAGAGATAGATGCAGCCCTTGAGTTTGCGGAAAAAGGGTGCATCATTGCGACATATGGTGATCTGCTCAGGGTGCCTGGTTCAAATGTTTCACTGGAAAGCTCTGGAGCCGATGTCCGTATTGTTCAGGGTGTGCATAAGGCTGTTGAGATAGCAAAGAATACCGATAAAGAAGTGGTTTTCATTTCGGTCGGATTTGAAACAACCGCACCAACCGTTGCAGCAATGCTTCTGACAAATCCTCCGAAGAATTTCTCCATATTGAGTTGTCATCGCCTGGTTCCCCCCGCAATGGAGTGGTTGCTATCCCAGGGTGAGGCAGCACTGCACGGATTTCTCCTTCCCGGCCACGTACTGACCGTTACCGGTCTTGAGGGTTATCGAAGGTTTCCGGTCCCCCAGGTGGTAGCGGGTTTTGAGCCTGATGATATTCTGCTTGGTCTTCTTATGCTGGTACAGCAGATCAGGGAAGGCGTCGCACGGGTCGATAATGCGTATCCACGAGCGGTTTCTGATGAGGGAAATCCGAAGGCCATGGCGGTGATGAATATGGTCTTTGAACCATGTGATGTTGAGTGGCGGGGATTCCCGGTTATTCCTCAGTCAGGACTCCGGCTTCGTGAAGAGTTTTCTGCGTGGGATGCCCAGAAGAAATTTGATGTAACGATTAAACCGACGAAGAAACAAGCCGGATGTATCTGTGATAAAATCCTCCGGGGTATTGCAACTCCGGTTGATTGTAAACTCTTTGATAAGACATGTACGCCACGGACACCGGTCGGTCCGTGTATGGTCAGTCATGAAGGAGCGTGCAAGATTTGGCACCATTACCACATTCGGAAAGTTTAA
- a CDS encoding B3/B4 domain-containing protein yields MIFHEDIITTFPGLFVVEGDVGPVSIEKNNANLEMLKQTIITEVNERYTLEQVKDEPLFRAYRDFFWSVGVDPTKTRPASEALIRRILAGKPLPSINTAVDAYNLASIRTGVPIGAFDADLLHGELSMRFAQEGEEFLGIGMEKPINLQSNQVILIDEKEIIAVYPYRDSDGTKITPGTKTIHIVSCGVPNIEKETVIRAYDLASAYLKEFNS; encoded by the coding sequence ATGATTTTTCACGAGGATATCATTACTACCTTTCCGGGTCTCTTCGTCGTCGAAGGAGATGTCGGGCCGGTTTCTATTGAAAAGAACAATGCAAACCTGGAAATGTTGAAACAAACGATCATCACCGAAGTGAATGAACGATACACTCTGGAACAGGTGAAAGACGAACCACTCTTCAGGGCTTACCGGGATTTCTTCTGGAGCGTCGGAGTGGACCCGACGAAGACCAGGCCTGCTTCTGAAGCCCTGATACGAAGGATTCTTGCCGGAAAACCGCTCCCTTCTATCAATACTGCCGTGGATGCATATAATCTGGCATCAATCCGGACAGGTGTACCAATTGGAGCCTTTGATGCTGATCTCCTCCATGGGGAGCTTTCGATGCGATTTGCACAGGAAGGTGAGGAATTTCTGGGGATAGGGATGGAGAAACCTATCAACCTACAAAGCAACCAGGTAATCCTTATAGATGAGAAAGAGATTATTGCAGTGTATCCCTACCGGGACTCGGATGGAACGAAGATTACTCCGGGTACGAAAACAATTCATATTGTGTCATGTGGTGTCCCAAACATTGAGAAAGAGACGGTGATTAGGGCATATGATTTGGCATCCGCTTACCTAAAAGAATTTAATTCGTAA
- a CDS encoding putative toxin-antitoxin system toxin component, PIN family: MNNLVIIDTNVLVSGLLNPNGKPAVIIRMMITNFLRIVLDNRIFQEYRVVLSRTKFQFSPDDIEPLLSFFKTNGLWILPPPMLLHLPDPSDLPFIELAHHTHAPVITGNRKHFPDDIIVMTPSEFLQQKSMNNTK, from the coding sequence ATGAATAACCTTGTCATCATCGATACAAATGTCCTAGTATCAGGTCTTTTAAACCCGAATGGAAAACCAGCAGTCATTATCCGGATGATGATAACAAATTTCCTTCGGATCGTTCTTGACAACCGGATCTTTCAGGAGTACCGGGTTGTTCTTTCAAGAACTAAATTTCAGTTTTCTCCTGATGACATAGAGCCCCTGCTCTCATTTTTTAAAACCAACGGGTTGTGGATTCTCCCTCCTCCAATGTTGTTACATCTTCCAGATCCTTCAGACCTGCCTTTTATTGAGTTAGCTCATCATACCCATGCACCGGTAATTACGGGCAATAGAAAGCATTTTCCTGATGATATTATAGTTATGACACCGTCTGAATTTTTACAACAGAAAAGCATGAATAATACCAAATAA
- a CDS encoding cation transporting ATPase C-terminal domain-containing protein yields the protein MIAIGSMFITFLPMLPIQILLVNLLSDFPMISIATDTVDSTEVKKPRKYEVREIMLVTTLLGVVVTVFDLMFFAFFMHERDNVLQTN from the coding sequence GTGATTGCAATCGGTTCCATGTTCATCACATTTCTCCCGATGCTCCCGATACAGATACTCCTGGTCAATCTGTTGTCAGATTTTCCTATGATATCTATCGCAACCGATACGGTGGACTCTACAGAGGTCAAAAAACCGAGAAAGTATGAGGTCAGGGAGATAATGCTGGTTACAACGTTGCTTGGTGTTGTCGTTACCGTATTTGATCTCATGTTCTTTGCATTTTTCATGCACGAACGAGACAATGTCCTGCAGACGAACTGA
- a CDS encoding IS110 family transposase, producing MKPRVLASPLKYYQGTGELSRIRDHISGLHGPFLFFMGKTQDEIVKALPAKTRKIAPVFFEQIPEYIPDSAIFLIDSMLKIYDNLQVEIKRIEERIKFYLKDKENELRILMSVPGIGIVIGSNLLAEIGDVHDFPTADKLAKWAGLTPSVYQSANTNYTGPITKQRSKYLRWALIEAAHSAIRRPGKLNDYFNGLLPRKGYKKAIVAVARKILRIVWHLLINNEIFEDGIPRVKTVKIPKFPEKIERVGIAKIIQLLSRGAEIIVQEEGKEIMRINGSCQPT from the coding sequence GTGAAGCCACGAGTTCTGGCATCTCCATTAAAATATTACCAGGGAACAGGTGAACTCTCCAGGATACGAGATCATATATCAGGATTACATGGACCATTTCTTTTTTTCATGGGAAAAACTCAGGATGAGATCGTAAAAGCATTACCCGCTAAAACAAGAAAGATTGCACCTGTCTTTTTTGAGCAGATTCCTGAGTATATTCCTGATTCAGCTATATTCCTCATAGATTCGATGTTAAAAATATATGACAACCTCCAAGTTGAGATTAAAAGGATCGAGGAAAGAATCAAATTTTACCTCAAGGATAAAGAGAATGAATTACGTATTTTGATGTCAGTTCCAGGGATTGGAATAGTAATTGGATCTAATTTGTTGGCAGAAATAGGTGATGTCCATGATTTTCCAACCGCAGATAAATTAGCCAAATGGGCAGGACTTACCCCATCTGTTTACCAGTCTGCAAATACCAATTACACTGGACCCATCACGAAACAGCGTTCCAAATATCTTCGATGGGCTCTTATTGAAGCAGCACACTCTGCAATTAGAAGACCAGGGAAATTGAATGACTATTTCAACGGTCTCTTACCCAGAAAGGGTTACAAAAAAGCAATTGTTGCTGTTGCTCGTAAGATTTTACGGATTGTTTGGCATCTTCTCATCAATAATGAAATATTTGAAGATGGAATTCCTAGAGTGAAAACTGTTAAGATACCCAAGTTTCCAGAAAAAATTGAGAGAGTTGGAATCGCAAAGATTATTCAGCTTTTGTCCAGGGGAGCTGAGATAATTGTTCAAGAGGAAGGTAAGGAGATTATGCGAATTAATGGTTCATGTCAACCTACTTGA
- a CDS encoding MTH865 family protein — MRDELFSKWIEAMKEVKFPVSSVDEVYAGLPKGAESNISVGGLVVCNTGDLFGRFIKPTDFPIESAQALANLILDRAGL, encoded by the coding sequence ATGCGTGATGAATTGTTCTCCAAGTGGATCGAAGCGATGAAAGAGGTAAAATTTCCGGTATCATCCGTGGATGAAGTCTATGCCGGATTACCGAAGGGTGCAGAAAGCAATATTTCTGTCGGCGGACTTGTCGTCTGCAATACCGGAGACCTGTTTGGACGGTTCATAAAACCCACCGATTTCCCAATCGAATCCGCCCAGGCCCTTGCAAACCTTATACTGGATCGCGCCGGTCTGTAA